The Carassius gibelio isolate Cgi1373 ecotype wild population from Czech Republic chromosome B9, carGib1.2-hapl.c, whole genome shotgun sequence genome includes a region encoding these proteins:
- the LOC127965230 gene encoding ubiquitin-conjugating enzyme E2 A, whose amino-acid sequence MSTPARRRLMRDFKRLQEDPPAGVSGAPSENNIMVWNAVIFGPEGTPFEDGTFKLTVEFTEEYPNKPPTVRFVSKMFHPNVYADGSICLDILQNRWSPTYDVSSILTSIQSLLDEPNPNSPANSQAAQLYQENKREYEKRVSAIVEQSWRDS is encoded by the exons ATGTCTACTCCAGCTAGAAGGCGACTAATGCGAGATTTTAAGCG ACTCCAGGAGGACCCTCCAGCCGGGGTCAGTGGAGCTCCTTCAGAGAACAACATCATGGTGTGGAACGCGGTTATATTCGG TCCAGAGGGAACGCCTTTTGAAGATG GTACCTTCAAACTCACAGTTGAGTTCACAGAGGAATATCCAAACAAGCCCCCAACTGTGCGATTTGTTTCGAAGATGTTTCATCCAAATG TGTATGCTGATGGCAGTATCTGCCTAGATATTCTTCAGAATCGGTGGAGTCCAACTTATGATGTTTCTTCTATTCTGACATCAATTCAA TCCCTTCTAGATGAGCCAAATCCCAACAGCCCCGCAAACAGCCAGGCAGCACAACTGTATCAAGAAAACAAACGGGAATATGAGAAACGGGTGTCAGCTATTGTAGAGCAGAGCTGGAGGGACAGTTGA